A genomic stretch from Georgenia muralis includes:
- a CDS encoding Gfo/Idh/MocA family protein — translation MTAEPEPVRVGLVGSGRWACLVHGPMHVAPGPTRLTGVWARRPEAAAALARDLGVPSVPRFEDLLAGCEAVDFAVPPSVQSAMAPVAARAGRALLLEKPLAESLTAARRVADAVREAGVPTIVALTRRYHPRTRDFLDAAADLRDRGPLSGGQAAYLHGGLLPGGFLGSGTWRTEPDGMLLDIGPHLLDVVQAAAGPVVAVRTEGEPTRYLSLTTRHLDGAVVQSVLSAAVAVDPPVTRVELLSAHGTVRWDTAGMDQDRCWTRLRTELASAVRHGTPVTVDAADAVLLQAVLEAARTSLGGWVEVSRGHQPQVPGPPLNGPTTPEVIQPP, via the coding sequence GTGACGGCCGAGCCCGAGCCCGTCCGCGTCGGGCTGGTGGGCAGCGGCCGGTGGGCCTGCCTGGTCCACGGCCCGATGCACGTCGCGCCCGGCCCGACCCGCCTGACCGGGGTCTGGGCTCGCCGGCCGGAGGCCGCTGCCGCGCTGGCCCGAGACCTGGGCGTGCCATCCGTGCCGCGGTTCGAGGACCTCCTCGCCGGGTGCGAGGCGGTCGACTTCGCCGTGCCGCCCTCCGTCCAGTCGGCGATGGCGCCGGTGGCCGCCCGGGCGGGACGGGCACTGCTGCTGGAGAAGCCCCTGGCCGAGTCCCTCACCGCGGCGCGCCGTGTCGCCGACGCCGTGCGGGAGGCGGGGGTGCCCACGATCGTGGCGCTGACGCGCCGGTACCACCCGCGCACGCGGGACTTCCTCGACGCCGCCGCCGATCTCCGTGACCGCGGGCCGCTGTCCGGCGGGCAGGCGGCCTACCTGCACGGCGGGCTGCTGCCGGGCGGCTTCCTCGGCTCCGGCACCTGGCGGACCGAGCCGGACGGGATGCTGCTCGACATCGGACCGCACCTCCTCGACGTCGTCCAGGCCGCGGCCGGGCCGGTCGTGGCCGTGAGGACGGAGGGTGAGCCGACTCGCTACCTGTCCCTCACCACCCGACACCTGGACGGCGCTGTCGTCCAGTCGGTCCTCTCCGCTGCGGTGGCGGTCGACCCGCCGGTCACGCGGGTGGAGCTGCTCTCCGCCCACGGCACGGTGCGCTGGGACACCGCGGGCATGGATCAGGACAGGTGCTGGACGCGGTTGCGTACCGAACTCGCCTCCGCCGTGCGCCACGGGACGCCGGTGACCGTCGACGCCGCCGACGCGGTGCTCCTGCAAGCGGTGCTCGAGGCCGCCCGGACCTCGCTCGGGGGGTGGGTGGAGGTGTCCCGGGGTCACCAGCCCCAGGTGCCGGGCCCACCCTTGAACGGGCCGACGACGCCCGAGGTGATCCAGCCGCCGTAG
- a CDS encoding DUF6458 family protein, translating into MGIGGSIFLIALGAILSFAIADMISGVDLTMVGYILMVAGVIWLIASLIMHQQRTNTRHTEYVERHDDRRVRGPNDPV; encoded by the coding sequence ATGGGCATCGGAGGCAGCATCTTCCTCATCGCGCTCGGCGCGATCCTGTCCTTCGCGATCGCGGACATGATCTCCGGCGTGGACCTGACGATGGTGGGCTACATCCTCATGGTCGCCGGTGTGATCTGGCTGATCGCGTCGCTGATCATGCACCAGCAGCGCACCAACACCCGGCACACCGAGTACGTCGAGCGGCACGACGACCGCCGCGTGCGAGGCCCCAACGACCCGGTCTGA
- a CDS encoding carbohydrate ABC transporter permease, whose protein sequence is MSRLSVERRTFGVLRWVTIVVLTLASVFPFYYMAMMSFVPIEQLLLHPGRVFVPVEELTTQTYSSVLAPTSEGGQGFARFMRNSAFVSFVTTLLTLVVVVPAAYAVSRMTFRGRNQVNSTYFAVYLFPAIILAIPLFVGLSALGIRQSHVGLVLVYVALTIPVSIHMLRNYFNTIPVTIEEAARVDGANRFQIMWLITLPLARPTIMSTALYIFMIAWNEFLFALLFLTAEPPLWTVSLGLSQLASGIEVPKTILMAGSVLLTVPIIILYSIAERALTEGLTSGADKG, encoded by the coding sequence ATGAGCCGGCTGTCGGTGGAGCGGCGCACCTTCGGTGTCCTGCGCTGGGTGACGATCGTCGTCCTGACGCTGGCCTCCGTCTTCCCGTTCTACTACATGGCCATGATGAGCTTCGTGCCGATCGAGCAGCTGCTGCTCCACCCCGGCCGGGTCTTCGTCCCCGTCGAAGAGCTCACCACCCAGACCTACTCCTCCGTCCTGGCACCGACGAGCGAGGGCGGCCAGGGCTTCGCCCGGTTCATGCGCAACTCGGCGTTCGTCTCGTTCGTGACGACGCTGCTCACGCTGGTCGTCGTCGTGCCGGCGGCCTACGCGGTCTCCCGGATGACCTTCAGGGGGCGCAACCAGGTCAACTCGACGTACTTCGCGGTCTACCTCTTCCCCGCGATCATCCTGGCGATCCCGCTCTTCGTCGGCCTGTCGGCGCTGGGGATCCGCCAGTCCCACGTCGGCCTGGTGCTGGTGTACGTCGCGCTGACCATCCCGGTGTCCATCCACATGCTCCGCAACTACTTCAACACGATCCCCGTGACGATCGAGGAGGCGGCGCGGGTCGACGGGGCGAACCGGTTCCAGATCATGTGGCTGATCACCCTGCCGCTCGCCCGCCCGACGATCATGTCGACCGCGCTGTACATCTTCATGATCGCGTGGAACGAGTTCCTGTTCGCGCTGCTGTTCCTCACCGCCGAGCCGCCGCTGTGGACGGTCTCGCTCGGCCTGTCCCAGCTCGCCAGCGGCATCGAGGTGCCCAAGACGATCCTCATGGCCGGCTCCGTCCTCCTGACCGTGCCGATCATCATCCTGTACTCCATCGCGGAGCGTGCCCTGACCGAGGGCCTCACCAGTGGCGCAGACAAGGGCTAG
- a CDS encoding ROK family protein, translated as MAGGGHRRPPGSRVGDVFELVRLGLAQTRGDIQDLTGLSRVTVAQRVNALLDGGFLVEGGSRGSTGGRRPVELRVNVDHARVLSAVVDTTHTRVALTNLVGDLQDDEQLDIAVDGGPDPVLQAIEESMRTILRRRGLTTSDLAGVGISVPGPVDPRTNRPSEPPIMPGWDAYPVAEHLHDTFPVPVVVENDANAMALGEHAAHYPDCPSVVLVKVSTGIGTGIVLDGEVYRGVDGGAGDIGHVRLVEHMDAVCRCGSHGCLAAVASGHAVAESLRAAGREARSGRDVRRLLDAGDLVAAHGVRTAGRLVGQVMATVVTMLNPAVLVLGGDLATAPLLAGVRESLYPLTLPRATRNLDVRLSGLGTDSAVIGMAHAVAGRVYSPAAIEASLS; from the coding sequence GTGGCCGGCGGCGGCCACCGCCGCCCCCCCGGCTCGCGGGTCGGGGACGTCTTCGAGCTCGTCCGCCTCGGTCTCGCCCAGACACGGGGCGACATCCAGGACCTCACCGGCCTGTCCCGGGTGACCGTGGCGCAGCGGGTCAACGCGCTGCTCGACGGCGGATTCCTGGTGGAGGGCGGGTCCCGCGGGTCGACCGGCGGTCGGCGGCCGGTGGAGCTGCGGGTCAACGTCGACCACGCCAGGGTGCTCTCCGCCGTGGTCGACACCACCCACACCCGGGTCGCGCTGACCAACCTGGTCGGCGACCTCCAGGACGACGAGCAGCTCGACATCGCCGTCGACGGCGGTCCCGACCCGGTGCTCCAGGCGATCGAGGAGTCGATGAGGACCATCCTGCGGCGCCGTGGACTGACGACGTCCGACCTGGCGGGTGTGGGAATCTCGGTCCCGGGGCCCGTGGACCCCCGCACCAACCGGCCGAGCGAGCCGCCCATCATGCCCGGCTGGGACGCCTACCCCGTGGCCGAGCACCTCCACGACACCTTCCCGGTGCCGGTCGTCGTGGAGAACGACGCGAACGCGATGGCGCTGGGCGAGCACGCCGCCCACTACCCCGACTGCCCGTCCGTCGTCCTGGTCAAGGTCTCCACCGGGATCGGCACCGGCATCGTGCTCGACGGGGAGGTGTACCGCGGCGTGGACGGCGGCGCGGGCGACATCGGGCACGTGCGCCTGGTCGAGCACATGGACGCGGTGTGCCGGTGCGGGTCCCACGGCTGCCTGGCGGCGGTGGCGAGCGGGCACGCGGTGGCGGAGTCGCTGCGGGCGGCGGGCCGCGAGGCCCGCTCCGGCCGGGACGTGCGCCGGCTCCTCGACGCCGGCGACCTCGTCGCGGCCCATGGCGTCCGCACCGCGGGCCGGCTCGTGGGCCAGGTGATGGCCACCGTCGTCACCATGCTCAACCCGGCGGTGCTGGTCCTCGGTGGCGACCTCGCGACCGCGCCGCTCCTGGCGGGGGTGCGTGAGTCTCTCTACCCGCTCACCCTCCCGCGGGCCACCCGCAACCTCGACGTCCGGCTCAGCGGGCTCGGGACCGACTCCGCGGTGATCGGCATGGCCCACGCCGTCGCCGGACGCGTCTACTCCCCGGCGGCCATCGAGGCGAGCCTGTCGTGA
- a CDS encoding carbohydrate ABC transporter permease gives MVATTAAPPGTRPTRPRRSVATRRDTRDAWILVSPATVIIIAVILVPVLWNAILAFQDLGFRDLADGRLFGTFTLENFTDTLTSAGFWRSLWTTVVYSVSTTAGSIAVGLIAALAFRNSFRGRGALRSFMLLPYVAPVVAVTFVWEVMLNPQYGIINHYGTRFLGWDQPIDFLGRAPFAFLTVVGFEIWRYFPFAFMFLTARLSALPREIEEAALVDGVTPSQNFRHIVLPQLMPTIALLSVLRLIMTFNKFDDVFLLTGGTAGTEVSAVRVYNQLIGSFDVGGAAATALVLAVIMAVFLVFYMRIVARREELT, from the coding sequence ATGGTCGCCACCACCGCGGCACCGCCGGGGACGCGTCCGACGCGTCCCCGGCGGTCGGTCGCCACGCGGCGCGACACCCGCGACGCGTGGATCCTCGTCTCGCCGGCGACGGTCATCATCATCGCCGTCATCCTCGTGCCGGTGCTGTGGAACGCGATCCTCGCCTTCCAGGACCTGGGCTTCCGGGACCTGGCCGACGGAAGGCTCTTCGGCACCTTCACCCTGGAGAACTTCACCGACACGCTCACCTCGGCCGGGTTCTGGAGGTCCCTGTGGACGACGGTCGTCTACTCCGTCTCCACCACGGCCGGGTCGATCGCCGTCGGGCTGATCGCCGCACTCGCCTTCCGCAACTCCTTCCGGGGCCGCGGGGCGCTCCGGTCGTTCATGCTCCTGCCCTACGTCGCGCCGGTCGTCGCCGTGACGTTCGTGTGGGAGGTCATGCTCAACCCGCAGTACGGGATCATCAACCACTACGGCACCCGGTTCCTCGGCTGGGACCAGCCGATCGACTTCCTCGGCCGGGCGCCGTTCGCGTTCCTCACCGTGGTCGGGTTCGAGATCTGGCGGTACTTCCCCTTCGCCTTCATGTTCCTCACCGCGCGCCTCTCCGCGCTGCCGCGCGAGATCGAGGAGGCGGCGCTGGTCGACGGCGTCACGCCGTCGCAGAACTTCCGCCACATCGTGCTGCCCCAGCTCATGCCGACCATCGCGCTGCTGTCGGTCCTCCGTCTGATCATGACCTTCAACAAGTTCGACGACGTCTTCCTCCTCACCGGCGGCACCGCCGGCACCGAGGTCTCCGCCGTGCGCGTCTACAACCAGCTCATCGGCAGCTTCGACGTCGGCGGCGCCGCAGCCACGGCCCTGGTCCTGGCCGTGATCATGGCTGTGTTCCTGGTCTTCTACATGCGCATCGTCGCCCGGCGGGAGGAGCTGACATGA
- a CDS encoding ABC transporter substrate-binding protein, with the protein MSPYRRRGAVPVALIASAALVLTACSGGGDGDDRATDDGGGGAGEGLTVWSLENLPDRMQVTQGIVDAFTEETGIEVELVGIDEGQAPQLVQSGAIGGELPDVMGALSLAYVRQFDDQELIDVDANAAVVEALGADTWEESALELTRDGDRQLSVPSDAWTQILVYRTDLFEAEGLEPPDTYESLEAAAEALTKDGMFGITLATDPADVFTSQTFESLALGNNCQLVDDGGNATLDSPECLATWELYQALAQDYSPSGTQTVDSTRATYFAGQAAMTMWSTFLLDELAGLRNDALPACPECADDPGFLAENTGIVSSVAGPDGEGASYGEVTSWTVMDGAATEEAQQFIEYMLSTGYLDWLDMAPEGKFPVRVGNEEDPTAYTDGWAELEAGVDTFAPLSEIYDEATMEQITSVAERVDRWAIPQGQGAILGPTITELPISQAVAEMGAGSLDAAGAAERAQAAVEEIAAGVG; encoded by the coding sequence ATGTCGCCATACCGGCGGCGCGGGGCCGTGCCCGTGGCCCTGATCGCCTCAGCAGCACTGGTTCTCACCGCATGTTCCGGAGGTGGTGACGGCGACGACCGCGCCACCGACGACGGCGGTGGCGGCGCCGGTGAGGGCCTGACCGTGTGGTCCCTGGAGAACCTTCCCGACCGCATGCAGGTCACGCAGGGCATCGTCGACGCCTTCACCGAGGAGACCGGCATCGAGGTCGAGCTCGTCGGCATCGACGAGGGCCAGGCGCCCCAGCTCGTCCAGTCCGGCGCCATCGGCGGCGAGCTGCCCGACGTCATGGGTGCCCTCTCCCTTGCGTACGTGCGTCAGTTCGACGACCAGGAGCTCATCGACGTCGACGCGAACGCCGCCGTCGTGGAGGCGCTCGGGGCGGACACCTGGGAGGAGTCGGCCCTCGAGCTCACCCGGGACGGCGACCGCCAGCTCTCCGTTCCCTCCGACGCCTGGACGCAGATCCTCGTCTACCGGACGGACCTCTTCGAGGCCGAGGGGCTGGAGCCCCCGGACACGTACGAGTCCCTCGAGGCCGCGGCCGAGGCGTTGACCAAGGACGGGATGTTCGGCATCACCCTCGCCACCGACCCGGCCGACGTCTTCACCTCCCAGACCTTCGAGTCGCTCGCCCTGGGCAACAACTGCCAGCTCGTCGACGACGGCGGCAACGCCACGCTCGACTCCCCGGAGTGCCTGGCCACGTGGGAGCTCTACCAGGCGCTCGCACAGGACTACTCCCCCAGCGGCACCCAGACCGTCGACTCGACCCGCGCCACGTACTTCGCCGGCCAGGCGGCCATGACGATGTGGTCGACGTTCCTGCTCGACGAGCTCGCGGGTCTGCGCAACGACGCCCTGCCCGCGTGCCCGGAGTGCGCGGACGACCCGGGCTTCCTCGCCGAGAACACCGGCATCGTCAGCTCGGTCGCCGGTCCCGACGGCGAGGGCGCCTCCTACGGCGAGGTCACCTCGTGGACGGTCATGGACGGCGCCGCCACCGAGGAGGCGCAGCAGTTCATCGAGTACATGCTCTCGACGGGCTACCTCGACTGGCTCGACATGGCCCCCGAGGGCAAGTTCCCGGTCCGGGTGGGCAACGAGGAGGACCCGACCGCCTACACCGACGGCTGGGCTGAGCTCGAGGCCGGGGTGGACACCTTCGCGCCGCTGAGCGAGATCTACGACGAGGCCACCATGGAGCAGATCACCTCCGTGGCCGAGCGGGTCGACCGGTGGGCGATCCCGCAGGGCCAGGGCGCCATCCTCGGCCCGACGATCACCGAGCTGCCGATCTCCCAGGCGGTCGCCGAGATGGGCGCCGGTTCCCTGGACGCCGCCGGTGCCGCCGAGCGGGCGCAGGCCGCCGTGGAAGAGATCGCCGCCGGGGTCGGCTGA
- a CDS encoding App1 family protein, translating to MGLSRIAGTIDDAVNRSSVRYLRSKGWRPRTIGLTGYGSVQSLHVLGRVVMSDPGEAGDEGEEIAPVGPINVAAEAQRGWRSFFTAQPGFLPVVVRAGGQVIRTTTDRGGYIDVMVRDHGLEPGWHEVVLEARAAEPVTAKVLVVDPEVRAGIVSDIDDTIMVTMLPRAFIAAWNTFVRHTTTRKPVPGMAELYRTVLEENPTAPVFYLSTGAWNTVPNLRRFMRTHGYPEGPMLMTDWGPTPTGLFRSGVEHKRTQLRNLMITYPDIRWLLVGDDGQHDPMVYDEVAREHPRHVAAIAIRELTPAEQVLSHGTAEPIEEPNPLRNANAEHGVPTVKGRDGDALARNLPDVLVARREQRLAEEAAEAQAAEEAAEARAAEARATGRHSAR from the coding sequence ATGGGCCTCTCCCGCATCGCCGGCACGATCGACGACGCCGTCAACCGCAGCTCCGTCCGGTACCTCCGCAGCAAGGGCTGGCGCCCGCGCACCATCGGCCTGACGGGCTACGGCTCCGTCCAGAGCCTGCACGTGCTCGGCCGGGTGGTGATGTCGGACCCGGGTGAGGCCGGCGACGAGGGCGAGGAGATCGCCCCGGTCGGGCCGATCAACGTCGCCGCCGAGGCCCAGCGCGGCTGGCGCTCGTTCTTCACGGCGCAGCCGGGCTTCCTGCCCGTCGTCGTGCGGGCGGGCGGGCAGGTGATCCGCACGACCACGGACCGCGGGGGCTACATCGACGTCATGGTCCGCGACCACGGCCTCGAGCCCGGCTGGCACGAGGTGGTCCTCGAGGCGCGGGCCGCCGAGCCCGTCACCGCGAAGGTGCTCGTGGTGGACCCCGAGGTGCGTGCGGGCATCGTCTCCGACATCGACGACACGATCATGGTCACGATGCTCCCGCGCGCGTTCATCGCCGCGTGGAACACGTTCGTTCGCCACACGACCACCCGCAAGCCGGTGCCGGGGATGGCCGAGCTCTACCGCACTGTCCTGGAGGAGAACCCCACGGCGCCGGTCTTCTACCTCTCGACCGGAGCGTGGAACACCGTGCCGAACCTGCGCCGGTTCATGCGGACCCACGGCTACCCCGAGGGTCCGATGCTCATGACCGACTGGGGGCCGACACCGACCGGCCTGTTCCGCTCGGGCGTGGAGCACAAGCGCACCCAGCTGCGGAACCTCATGATCACCTACCCCGACATCCGGTGGCTGCTCGTCGGCGACGACGGCCAGCACGACCCGATGGTCTACGACGAGGTCGCCCGCGAGCACCCCCGCCACGTGGCGGCCATCGCGATCCGCGAGCTGACCCCGGCGGAGCAGGTCCTCTCGCACGGCACGGCCGAGCCCATCGAGGAGCCGAACCCGCTGCGCAACGCCAACGCCGAGCACGGCGTCCCCACCGTCAAGGGCCGCGACGGGGACGCCCTGGCTCGGAATCTCCCGGACGTGCTCGTCGCCCGGCGCGAGCAGCGCCTCGCCGAGGAGGCGGCGGAGGCCCAGGCGGCCGAGGAGGCGGCGGAGGCGCGGGCGGCGGAGGCGCGCGCGACCGGGCGCCACTCGGCGCGTTGA
- a CDS encoding DUF427 domain-containing protein codes for MTETTQRIPPGPGEESVWDYPRPPRVEATSALVEVVLGGELVARTTSALRVLETSHPPTYYLPAADFAAGALVPAEGSSVCEWKGRAAYLDVRGGGRVAARAAWHYPDPTPAFAVLREHVALYPGAMDECRVDGEVARPQPGGFYGGWITSGVVGPFKGGPGTWGW; via the coding sequence ATGACCGAGACGACGCAGCGCATCCCGCCCGGCCCCGGCGAGGAGTCCGTGTGGGACTACCCGCGCCCACCGCGCGTGGAGGCGACGTCCGCGCTGGTCGAGGTCGTCCTCGGCGGCGAGCTGGTCGCCCGGACCACCTCGGCGCTGCGGGTGCTCGAGACCAGCCACCCGCCCACGTACTACCTCCCCGCCGCCGACTTCGCGGCCGGCGCCCTCGTCCCCGCGGAGGGCTCCTCGGTGTGCGAGTGGAAGGGACGGGCGGCGTACCTCGACGTCCGGGGCGGCGGGCGGGTCGCGGCGCGCGCCGCATGGCACTACCCCGACCCGACGCCGGCGTTCGCGGTGCTGCGCGAGCATGTCGCGCTCTACCCCGGTGCCATGGACGAGTGCCGCGTCGACGGCGAGGTCGCCCGCCCGCAGCCGGGCGGGTTCTACGGCGGCTGGATCACCTCGGGCGTCGTCGGCCCGTTCAAGGGTGGGCCCGGCACCTGGGGCTGGTGA
- the icmF gene encoding fused isobutyryl-CoA mutase/GTPase IcmF translates to MSNEGHTGVTTAGVDAPPRRPAPEVPAGTGENPPSPAHGASAPTASLSAPELHVPVHPVRVVTAASLFDGHDAAINIIRRILQSQGCEVIHLGHNRSVAEVVDAVVQEDAQAVAVSSYQGGHLEYFAYLVDRLGEVGCGHVRVFGGGGGVIVPEEIAVLAERGVRIFSPADGQRLGLPGMVNTIVAAADVDPLEAAEGSPPARDDRRALARTITALELGRLDDAALTALRAAGSARPAAVLGITGTGGSGKSSLTDELVRRLRLDQGGDPRVAVLAVDPTRRRGGGALLGDRIRMNALDEGTYFRSMATRGAELPPALDDVVLACRAWGADVVVVETPGIGQGDAGIVGHVDVPVYVMTPEFGAASQLEKIDMLDLADVVVINKFERRGAEDALRDVRRQVARNREIWDPSAELPVFGTIASRFNDDGVTALYLHLRDRLVAAGARLGPGRLEPVRGRVSTRVAPIVPAHRERHLAEAAEAVRRYHDDTRRQATAARRLQRLEDVRVQLAADQADTSDIDALLAGARAAVDDDATALLAGWPDVAAAAQGIEPARSLAGTPVPRLALPRLHDDGDLLEWLRAEHLPGHFPYTAGVFARRRVDEHPARMFAGEGDPARTNRRFHLLAEGQPATRLSTAFDSVTLYGFDPDERPDVYGKVGNSGVSVATLDDMKALYDGFDLCAPDTSVSMTINGPAPAVLAMFLNTAIDQRLAAFEREHGRAPGAEEAAEVRAAALRDVRGTVQADILKEDQGQNTCIFSTEFSLRCMADVQEWFIAHQVRRFYSVSISGYHIAEAGANPITQLAFTLANGLTYLEAYLARGMAVDDVAPNLSFFFSNGMDPEYAVLGRVARRVWAIVLRERYGANERSQRLKYHVQTSGRSLHAQEMAFNDIRTTLQALIALNDAANSLHTNAYDEAVTTPTEESVRRALAIQLVIGKEWGPSMNENPNQGSFLLTELTELVEEAVLAELERISARGGVLGAMETGYQRGRIQDESMLYERRKHDGSLPVVGVNTFVAPDRPAGEPDTAHGPRPLSRSTEEEKRGQIARLRDFRSRHSAERSAALERLRRAALAGDNVFDVLMDAVRVCSLGEITQALFDVGGRYRRNV, encoded by the coding sequence ATGTCCAACGAAGGGCACACCGGCGTGACGACGGCGGGCGTGGACGCGCCCCCCCGACGTCCCGCCCCTGAGGTCCCGGCCGGCACCGGCGAGAACCCGCCCAGCCCGGCACACGGCGCCTCCGCCCCTACCGCGTCCCTGTCCGCCCCCGAGCTGCACGTGCCGGTCCACCCCGTCCGGGTCGTCACGGCCGCGAGCCTCTTCGACGGCCACGACGCCGCCATCAACATCATCCGGCGCATCCTGCAGTCGCAGGGCTGTGAGGTCATCCACCTGGGGCACAACCGGTCCGTGGCCGAGGTGGTCGACGCCGTCGTCCAGGAGGATGCCCAGGCGGTCGCGGTCTCGTCCTACCAGGGCGGGCACCTGGAGTACTTCGCCTACCTCGTCGACCGGCTCGGCGAGGTGGGCTGTGGCCACGTGCGGGTGTTCGGCGGCGGCGGGGGCGTCATCGTCCCGGAGGAGATCGCCGTCCTCGCCGAGCGCGGCGTGCGGATCTTCTCCCCGGCGGACGGGCAGCGCCTGGGCCTGCCCGGCATGGTCAACACGATCGTCGCGGCCGCCGACGTCGACCCCCTGGAGGCCGCCGAGGGCAGTCCCCCCGCGCGGGACGACCGACGCGCGCTCGCCCGCACGATCACCGCCCTCGAGCTGGGCCGGCTCGACGACGCGGCGCTGACCGCCCTGCGCGCCGCCGGGTCCGCCCGGCCGGCCGCGGTCCTCGGCATCACCGGGACCGGCGGGTCGGGCAAGTCCTCCCTCACCGACGAGCTCGTCCGGCGCCTGCGCCTGGACCAGGGCGGCGACCCGCGGGTCGCCGTCCTCGCCGTCGACCCCACCCGGCGTCGTGGCGGCGGCGCCCTGCTCGGCGACCGCATCCGCATGAACGCCCTCGACGAGGGCACCTACTTCCGCTCCATGGCCACCAGGGGGGCCGAGCTGCCCCCGGCGCTGGACGACGTCGTCCTGGCCTGCCGGGCGTGGGGCGCCGACGTCGTCGTCGTCGAGACGCCGGGGATCGGCCAGGGTGACGCGGGCATCGTCGGCCACGTGGACGTGCCCGTCTACGTCATGACGCCGGAGTTCGGGGCCGCCAGCCAGCTCGAGAAGATCGACATGCTCGACCTGGCCGACGTCGTCGTCATCAACAAGTTCGAGCGGCGCGGCGCCGAGGACGCGCTGCGCGACGTGCGCCGACAGGTCGCCCGCAACCGGGAGATCTGGGACCCGTCCGCGGAGCTGCCGGTCTTCGGCACCATCGCCTCGCGGTTCAACGACGACGGCGTCACCGCCCTGTACCTGCACCTCCGCGACCGCCTCGTCGCAGCCGGCGCCCGCCTCGGACCCGGTCGGCTCGAACCGGTCCGCGGCCGGGTGTCCACCCGCGTCGCCCCGATCGTCCCCGCCCACCGGGAGCGCCACCTCGCCGAGGCGGCCGAGGCGGTCCGCCGTTACCACGACGACACCCGGCGGCAGGCGACGGCTGCCCGCCGGCTCCAGCGCCTGGAGGACGTCCGTGTCCAGCTCGCCGCGGACCAGGCCGACACCTCCGACATCGACGCGCTCCTCGCCGGTGCGCGGGCCGCCGTGGACGACGACGCCACCGCCCTTCTCGCCGGGTGGCCGGACGTCGCCGCGGCGGCGCAGGGCATCGAGCCGGCTCGCTCGCTCGCCGGCACCCCCGTCCCCCGGCTGGCGCTGCCCCGGCTGCACGACGACGGCGACCTCCTGGAGTGGCTACGGGCGGAGCACCTGCCCGGGCACTTCCCGTACACGGCCGGCGTCTTCGCCCGACGGCGCGTCGACGAGCACCCGGCCCGGATGTTCGCCGGCGAGGGTGACCCCGCCCGCACCAACCGGCGCTTCCACCTCCTCGCCGAGGGCCAGCCCGCGACCAGGCTGTCGACCGCCTTCGACTCGGTCACCCTCTACGGGTTCGACCCCGACGAGCGCCCCGACGTCTACGGCAAGGTCGGCAACTCCGGGGTCTCGGTCGCGACCCTCGACGACATGAAGGCCCTCTACGACGGGTTCGACCTGTGCGCACCGGACACCTCGGTGTCCATGACGATCAACGGACCTGCCCCGGCGGTCCTGGCGATGTTCCTCAACACCGCGATCGACCAGCGCCTGGCGGCGTTCGAGCGCGAGCACGGCCGCGCGCCCGGGGCGGAGGAGGCGGCGGAGGTCCGAGCCGCGGCGCTTCGCGACGTGCGGGGCACGGTCCAGGCCGACATCCTCAAGGAGGACCAGGGCCAGAACACCTGCATCTTCTCCACCGAGTTCTCCCTGCGGTGCATGGCCGACGTCCAGGAGTGGTTCATCGCCCACCAGGTGCGCCGCTTCTACTCCGTCTCCATCAGCGGCTACCACATCGCGGAGGCCGGGGCGAACCCCATCACCCAGCTCGCCTTCACCCTCGCCAACGGCCTGACCTACCTCGAGGCCTACCTGGCCCGCGGCATGGCCGTGGACGACGTCGCCCCGAACCTGTCGTTCTTCTTCTCCAACGGCATGGACCCCGAGTACGCGGTCCTGGGCCGGGTGGCGCGCCGGGTCTGGGCGATCGTCCTGCGGGAGCGGTACGGGGCGAACGAGCGCAGCCAGCGGCTGAAGTACCACGTCCAGACCTCGGGGCGGTCCCTGCACGCCCAGGAGATGGCCTTCAACGACATCCGCACCACGCTGCAGGCCCTCATCGCGCTGAACGACGCCGCCAACTCCCTGCACACCAACGCCTACGACGAGGCCGTCACCACCCCCACGGAGGAGTCGGTGCGCCGGGCCCTGGCCATCCAGCTCGTCATCGGCAAGGAGTGGGGCCCGTCGATGAACGAGAACCCCAACCAGGGCTCGTTCCTCCTCACCGAGCTCACCGAGCTGGTGGAGGAGGCGGTGCTGGCCGAGCTGGAGCGGATCTCGGCACGCGGCGGCGTCCTCGGCGCCATGGAGACCGGCTACCAGCGTGGCCGGATCCAGGACGAGTCGATGCTCTACGAGCGGCGCAAGCACGACGGGTCGCTGCCCGTTGTCGGCGTCAACACCTTCGTCGCGCCCGACCGGCCCGCCGGCGAGCCGGACACCGCGCACGGACCGCGCCCGCTCTCGCGCTCCACGGAGGAGGAGAAGCGGGGCCAGATCGCCCGGCTCCGGGACTTCCGGTCCCGGCACTCCGCGGAGCGGTCCGCTGCTCTCGAGCGGCTCCGCCGGGCCGCGCTGGCCGGGGACAACGTCTTCGACGTCCTCATGGACGCCGTGCGGGTGTGCTCGCTGGGGGAGATCACGCAGGCGCTGTTCGACGTGGGGGGCCGCTACCGGCGGAACGTGTAG